The Sagittula stellata E-37 sequence CGACACCTGAGCGCGACGGCACCCGCCCCGGCCAGCAGCCGTCAGGTCAGTTCGATCACCGCATCGACCTCGACCAGCGCCTTTGCCGGAAGCGAGGACACGTTGACCGCAGTGCGGGCATGGCGGCCAGCGTCGCCGTAGAGGTCGATGAAGAGCTGCGACGCGCCGTTCACGATCATCGGCCCGTCGCCGAAATCCGGCGGGGCCGCGACGAAGCCGCCAAGCCGGACGACCTCTTTCACGCGGCTGAGGGACCCCGCGACCTTTTTGATGCAGAACAGCAGGTTCAAAGCGCACATCCGTGCCGCCGCCTGCCCTTCGGCCATGTCGAACCCGTCGGCTACCGGCCCGAAGTACTTTGGCTCGCCTTCCCATTCGCAAATCTGCCCGGACAGGAACAGCAGGTTGCCGGTGATCTTGCCGGGCAGGAACAACGCGCGCGACGGCGCGGAGGGCGGCAGGTCCAGCCCCATCTCCGCCAGTTTCGCCTCGATGGGGCAGCTCATGCCGGCACCGCGCTGAGCGCCATCGCCGCCCGGATCAGCGACAGATCGGAACCGCGCGGCCCGATCAGCGAGACGCCGTAGGGCGCACCGTCCACCTTGCGCGCAGGCATCACCACCTGCGGCAGCCCCGCCAGTCCCGCAACGCACAACAGCCGCATGGCGTCGTGGCGGAAGCCGTCGAAGACCTCGACAGGCGCATCCAGCCGGAATGGCGCGTCATGCACGACTGGCGCCAACAGGACACCTTCGGCGCCCAGCAAGCGGTCCATCGCAGCCGTGAAGGCGGCGCGGGCGGTGCGACCGACCTCTGCCTCCGCGTCCGTCAGCGCCTCAGCCGCGTCGGCCCGCCCGTCGATTCCACGCACCAGTGGCATGCTAGAGGAGCGGATGAACGGCACCACGTCGACCTTCGCGTCCGCCGACATCGTCGTGAGGAAGGTCTTGTAGGTCGCCTCCACTCCCTCGGGGTAGACAGAGACCTCTGTCGCCTCCATCCCGCCGAAAGCCGCGTCGTAGACCGCCCTTTGCTCCGGCCCCAGTTGCGCCAGCATGTCCAGAGGCCGCATCAGGCGCGGCACGTCCGGCAGGGGCGCGCTATCCTCCATCAGGACCGACATGGCACGCAACAGCGTTTCACCGTCCCGCGCGAACAGCCCGCAAGTGTCGTAGCTCGACGCCAGCTTCTGCACCGCCTCCAGCGAGATGACACCGTGTGTGGGCCTTATGCCCCAGATCCCGCAGAAGCTGGCCGGTGCGCGCACCGATCCGCCGGTGTCCGATCCGACCGCGATGTCGCACAACCCCGCCGCCACCGCCACGGCGGACCCCGAGGACGATCCGCCAGGTATGCGGTCTGGCGCCGCCGGGTTCACCGGCGTGCCGAAATGTGCGTTCATGCCGTACATCGACCAGGCCAGCTCGTCGGTGTGGGTCTTGCCGACAAAGGCGGCACCCGCCTCCAGCAGGGCGTCGACAGCGGGGGCATTCGCCTGCTTGACCTCGCTCATGGCCAGCGCCGTCGGGCAGCCGGACCCGGTGCGGTATCCTGCAACGTCGTATATGTCCTTCACCCCCAGTGTGAGCCCGGCCAGAGGCCCGCCGCCGGCAGAGGCCACGCGCACCGGCGGGTAAGGCATGAAGCAGCGGAAGGGGTCTTTGTCGATCAGCATTTGGATTTCGGTCTTTCGGTCATTCAACGGCGACGGGTTCCTCGGCGCGAAGGCAGGCGACGCGCCGGCGCGGGGCCGGTTCGATCATCGGCGGCAGCGCAGCACGGCACTCCTGCAGCACACGCGGGCACCGGGGCGCAAAAGAGCACGAGTCGGGCCGCTCTTCCAGAGCGGGCGGCGCACCGGGGATGGCGTTCAGCCGCGCGCCGCGCGCCACATCGTGCAGGTTCGCTGCCAGAAGACCCTGCGTATAAGGATGGCGCCCGTCGCGGATGATCTCGCGCGTGGTGCCTTCCTCGGCGATCTGGCCCGCGTACATCACTGCGACCCGTTCCGAGATCTCCACCGCCACGCCGATGTCGTGGGTGACGAAGATCACGCCCATGCCGAACTCCTTCTGCAATTCCCGCAGCAGGAGGAGGATCTGGATCTGCACCGTGGCATCCAACGCCGTCGTCGGCTCGTCCGCCAGCAGCAGACGCGGACGGCAGGCCAGCGCCAGCGCGATCATCACCCGCTGCCGCATGCCGCCCGACAGTTCGTGGGGGTAGTTGTGCAGGCGCCGGTTGGCCGAGGGGATGCGCACCCGGTCCAGCATATCCAGCGCGGTGGACATGGCGTTCTCGCGGCTTACGCCCTTGTGGCGCATGACCGACTCCGCGATCTGGTGGCCGACGGTGTAGACCGGGTCCAGTGCCAGTGCCGGTTCCTGGAACACCATCGAGACCTCGCCGCCCCGGTACTTCTGCAGCGCCCTGCCCTTCAGCGACAGCACGTCCACGCCGTTCACATGGATGGAACCGTCGATCTTCGTGCGCTTGGGCGGAAGCAGGCCCAGCAGCGTCTTCAGCGTCACCGACTTGCCCGATCCGCTTTCGCCCAGAAGCGCCAGCGTCTCGCCCTGCTCCATGCTCAGGGACACGTCGTTGATCGCGTGCACCGTGCGCTTGCCCGAGAAGCGGACCGACAGGTTGCGGATGTCCAGAAGCTTGGTCATGCGGGTATCCCCTGCCCGGCCTTCGGATGCCCGGATTGCGCGTCGTAGAGGTGGCAGGCCACCCTGTGTCCGGCGTTGACAGCCAGCCCGCCCAGCACCGGAACCTTCGATTTGCACACCTCGGAGGCGAACCGGCACCGAGTGTGGAACCGGCAGCCGGACGGCGGATTGATCGGGTTCGGCGGGTCGCCGGCCAGCGGCGGTTCCTTCGTGCGGTTGTCCGGGTCCATCGACGGCATGGCCGAGAACAGCGACCGCGTGTAGGGGTGTGCCTGCCGTTCCCAGATGCTGTCCACCGGCGCGATTTCCACCACTTCTCCGAGGTACATCACGAGGATGCGGTCCGAGATGTAGCGCACCACGTTCAGGTCGTGGCTGATAAAGATGTAGGTCAGCCCGAATTCCTTGCGGAGGTCGGACAGCAGGTTCAGAACCTGCGCCTCCACCGACTTGTCGAGCGCCGAGACCGCCTCGTCCAGCACCACCAGCCGGGGCGACATGGCCAGCGCGCGCGCGATGTTCACCCGCTGCCGCTGGCCGCCGGACAGTTCGTGCGGATAGCGGTGCGCGAAGCGGGCCGGGTCGAGGCCGACGCGCTCCATCAGCTTGCGCGCCCGAGCCTCCGGGTTGTCCAGCCCCTGCACCTTCGCGCCGAAGGCCACGGAGGCCTCGATCGTCATGCGCGGGTTGAGCGTGGCGTAGCTGTCCTGAAACACCATCTGCACGCCCTTGCGCAGTTCCTTCAGCGACAGGCGCGGACCCAGCGCGAAACCGTCGAAGACGATCTCGCCCGCGTCCTTTTCCGTCAGGCCGATCAGCAGCTTGGCGGTCGTCGACTTGCCGCAGCCGGATTCGCCGACGATGCCCAGCGTCTCGCCCTTGGCGACCTCGAAGGACACGCCGTCCACCGCCTGCACCTGCGCCTGCGTCCGTCCCAGGATGCCGCCGCGCACGGGGAAGTATTTCTTCAGGCCGCGGACGGAGATCAGCGGCTGCGCCGGGCCGCCCTTGTCCTTCGTCGGCGCATATAAGTCAGTCGCGGACATTCATCGCACTCCTCAGCCCGTCGCTCAGCAGGTTCAGGCACAGCGAGGTGATGAAGATCATCACCCCCGGCAGCGCCGACAGCCACGGGTTCACGTAGATGGCGGATCGCAGGGTGTTCAGCATCAGCCCCCACTCCGGTTCGGGCGGGCGCACCCCGATGCCGAGGAACGACAGGCCCGCCGCGAGGATCATGCAGACCGAGGTCAGCGAGGTGGCATAAACGAAGATCGGCGACAGCACGTTGCCGATGACATGCACCCGGATCACCGTCCACGCGCTGGCCCCCGTCGCCCGCGCCGCGTCGATGTAATCGAGCGCGCGCACACCGGAGGTCACCGCCTCCGCCACGCGGGTGATCGGCGGGATGAAGACGACGGTCAACGACACGAGGCTGTTGACGATTCCCGCCCCCAGCGCGCCGGAAATGGCGATGGCCAGCAGCACCGACGGAAAGGCAAAGAACACGTCCACGGTGCGCATGATGATGGTGTTGGTCATGCCGCCTACGTAGCCCGCGACGATGCCCAGGGCCGATCCGATGAAGAAGGCCAGAACCACAGGCATCAGGCCGATGAACAGCGTCAGCCGTCCGCCGTAGATCAGCCGGGCCAGCATGTCGCGGCCCTGCTCGTCGGTGCCCAGCGGGTAACCCTCGGTGCCCGGGGCCTTCAGGCGGGCGATCATCGACCCCTTGTAGGGATCGGCCAGCCCCAGCCACGGCGCGAAGATCGCCGCGAGGATCAGCAGCATCAGCACACCGAAGCAGAGCATGGTCAGGGGATCGCGCACCAGCCGCGCGCCAACGCCCTGCCAATAGCCCTGAGGCTTGGCGACCGGCGCCGGCTCTGTCGCGGCGGCGTCATGTGATGTTATGGTATCCGTCATTTTCGAGTCCGTCAGGGCCAAGGGTCAGGTCCTCTGGATGCGTGGGTCGATGGCGGCCTGCACCACGTCGACGATCAGGTTCATCGCCACGAAGAACAGCGCCAGCACGAGGATCGTGCCCTGCAACAGCGGCAAGTCGCGCTGGAAGATCGCGTTCGACAACAGGAAGCCGGAACCGGGCCAGTTGAAAACCGTCTCGATCAGGATCGAGCCGCCCAGCAGGTAGCCAAGCTGCAGGCCCATCACCGACAACGCGGTGGCGGCGGCGTTGCGGGCGACATGGCGCAGCACGTCGGCGCGGCTCATGCCCTTGGCGTAAAGCGCCTGCACGAAGTCCATGGTCAGGATGTCCCCGGCCAGCGCCCGCACGGTGCGCGCGACGATGCCGATGGGCACCACGGCCAACGTCACGGCGGGCAGGATCAGGTGGCGCATGTGCGCCCAGTCCCACTCCCACGCCTGGCTTCCGCCCGGGCCTGCGCCCATGGACGGCAACCACCCGAGGTTCACCGAAAAGATGATGACCAGGACGATGCCCAGCCAGTAGTTCGGCACCGAAACGCCGGTGATCGACAAAGCGGTCACGCCGCGGTCGATCCAGGTGTCGCGGAAATAGCCTGCGAGGAAACCCAGGAAGATGCCGATGGGAAAGGCGATGACAGCCGCACTCGCGGCCAGCAGCAGGGAGTTCTGCACAGCGCCAAATACCTCTCCGGCGACGGGGCGCCCGGTGGCGATGGACTTGCCCATGTCGCCCTGCACGAGGTTGCCGATCCAGATGGTGTATTGCACCGGCAGGGGCTTGTCCAAACCGTAGGCGGCACGCATCGCGGCCTGCTCCTCGGCAGTGGCATCGACCGGCATGATGGCGGTCAGCGGATCGCCGGGTGCGATCTGCACCAGCAGAAAGCAGATGACCGAGACGCCGAAGGCGACCGGCAGAACCAGAAGAATGCGGCGAAGTAGATAGCTGAGCACGTGTGAGCCCCTTACCAGAGGCCCCGCCACCCCGCAAAGGGCGGCGGGGCGGGTCTGTTACTCTTCGATCGAGATGGACGAAAAGTTCTGATACCAGTTCTGCGCCTGCACGAAGCCCTTCACGGACGGCTTCATCGCTCGCGGTGCCACGTCATGCGTGACGAACAGGAACAGCGCGTCGTTCACGAACTTCTCGTGCGTCTTCTGCAGCACCGCGTTCTGCTCTTCGGGATCGAAGGTGGTCTTGATGCCTTCGAACAGCGCCTGCATCTCGTCGTCGCAATAGTGACCCCAGTTGGTGCCATTCGGCGCGATCAGGTTGCAGTCGAGGTGGCGGATCAGGCCGGTGAACGGGTCCTGGATGAAGTAGGTGAAGTTGATCGACTGCGACCCGTCGACCGACGCATCGGCCGCGCCCGCGCGCCACAAGTTGATCATCTGGTTCCACTCGACGACCATGAACTCCACGTCGATCCAGATCTCAGAAAGGCTCTGCTGGATGTATTCGTTCATCGGCAGCGGCAGCATCTGGCCAGACCCCGAGGGCGAGATCAGCGCCTTGACCTTCAGGCGGTTGTCCGGGCCGTACCCGGCCTCCTGCATCAGCGCCTTGGCCGCTTCGAGATCGTAGGTCACGTCGAATTCGGGGTTGCCGAACCACTGCGAGGACGGCGGCAGGAAGCCCTTCGCCGGGACCATCAGCCCGCCCAGCAGCGGCATCATGCCTTCGCGGTCGATAGCGAGGTTGGCAGCCTTGCGGACGTTGATGTCGTTCCACGGCGACCCTTCCAGCCGCGACAGGTGCCAGGTCCAGTTGTGCGGATAGGCGTTCGACGAGATGACTAAGCCGTTGCCTTCCATCGCCGGGATGGTGTCGGGGGCCGGC is a genomic window containing:
- a CDS encoding RidA family protein; translated protein: MSCPIEAKLAEMGLDLPPSAPSRALFLPGKITGNLLFLSGQICEWEGEPKYFGPVADGFDMAEGQAAARMCALNLLFCIKKVAGSLSRVKEVVRLGGFVAAPPDFGDGPMIVNGASQLFIDLYGDAGRHARTAVNVSSLPAKALVEVDAVIELT
- a CDS encoding amidase is translated as MLIDKDPFRCFMPYPPVRVASAGGGPLAGLTLGVKDIYDVAGYRTGSGCPTALAMSEVKQANAPAVDALLEAGAAFVGKTHTDELAWSMYGMNAHFGTPVNPAAPDRIPGGSSSGSAVAVAAGLCDIAVGSDTGGSVRAPASFCGIWGIRPTHGVISLEAVQKLASSYDTCGLFARDGETLLRAMSVLMEDSAPLPDVPRLMRPLDMLAQLGPEQRAVYDAAFGGMEATEVSVYPEGVEATYKTFLTTMSADAKVDVVPFIRSSSMPLVRGIDGRADAAEALTDAEAEVGRTARAAFTAAMDRLLGAEGVLLAPVVHDAPFRLDAPVEVFDGFRHDAMRLLCVAGLAGLPQVVMPARKVDGAPYGVSLIGPRGSDLSLIRAAMALSAVPA
- a CDS encoding ABC transporter ATP-binding protein translates to MTKLLDIRNLSVRFSGKRTVHAINDVSLSMEQGETLALLGESGSGKSVTLKTLLGLLPPKRTKIDGSIHVNGVDVLSLKGRALQKYRGGEVSMVFQEPALALDPVYTVGHQIAESVMRHKGVSRENAMSTALDMLDRVRIPSANRRLHNYPHELSGGMRQRVMIALALACRPRLLLADEPTTALDATVQIQILLLLRELQKEFGMGVIFVTHDIGVAVEISERVAVMYAGQIAEEGTTREIIRDGRHPYTQGLLAANLHDVARGARLNAIPGAPPALEERPDSCSFAPRCPRVLQECRAALPPMIEPAPRRRVACLRAEEPVAVE
- a CDS encoding ABC transporter ATP-binding protein; translated protein: MSATDLYAPTKDKGGPAQPLISVRGLKKYFPVRGGILGRTQAQVQAVDGVSFEVAKGETLGIVGESGCGKSTTAKLLIGLTEKDAGEIVFDGFALGPRLSLKELRKGVQMVFQDSYATLNPRMTIEASVAFGAKVQGLDNPEARARKLMERVGLDPARFAHRYPHELSGGQRQRVNIARALAMSPRLVVLDEAVSALDKSVEAQVLNLLSDLRKEFGLTYIFISHDLNVVRYISDRILVMYLGEVVEIAPVDSIWERQAHPYTRSLFSAMPSMDPDNRTKEPPLAGDPPNPINPPSGCRFHTRCRFASEVCKSKVPVLGGLAVNAGHRVACHLYDAQSGHPKAGQGIPA
- a CDS encoding ABC transporter permease, encoding MTDTITSHDAAATEPAPVAKPQGYWQGVGARLVRDPLTMLCFGVLMLLILAAIFAPWLGLADPYKGSMIARLKAPGTEGYPLGTDEQGRDMLARLIYGGRLTLFIGLMPVVLAFFIGSALGIVAGYVGGMTNTIIMRTVDVFFAFPSVLLAIAISGALGAGIVNSLVSLTVVFIPPITRVAEAVTSGVRALDYIDAARATGASAWTVIRVHVIGNVLSPIFVYATSLTSVCMILAAGLSFLGIGVRPPEPEWGLMLNTLRSAIYVNPWLSALPGVMIFITSLCLNLLSDGLRSAMNVRD
- a CDS encoding ABC transporter permease → MLSYLLRRILLVLPVAFGVSVICFLLVQIAPGDPLTAIMPVDATAEEQAAMRAAYGLDKPLPVQYTIWIGNLVQGDMGKSIATGRPVAGEVFGAVQNSLLLAASAAVIAFPIGIFLGFLAGYFRDTWIDRGVTALSITGVSVPNYWLGIVLVIIFSVNLGWLPSMGAGPGGSQAWEWDWAHMRHLILPAVTLAVVPIGIVARTVRALAGDILTMDFVQALYAKGMSRADVLRHVARNAAATALSVMGLQLGYLLGGSILIETVFNWPGSGFLLSNAIFQRDLPLLQGTILVLALFFVAMNLIVDVVQAAIDPRIQRT
- a CDS encoding ABC transporter substrate-binding protein, encoding MKTFGKGVAAFATAVTLLCGGMAQAQGTLRVGMTAADIPLTTGQTDQGGEGMRFMGYTVYDSLIEWDLTSADKPSVLIPGLATEWSVGDDQLTWTFKLRPDVTFHDGSPFTAEVAVWNFEKLLNDQAEQYDPRQSAQGKSRIPAVASYEAVDDLTLTITTKEPDATLPYQLAWILMSSKANWEAMDKDWEKVAMSPSGTGPWKLETFVPRERAELVPNTEYWDEERIPKLDKMVLMPLPEPNARAAALMSGQVDWIEAPAPDTIPAMEGNGLVISSNAYPHNWTWHLSRLEGSPWNDINVRKAANLAIDREGMMPLLGGLMVPAKGFLPPSSQWFGNPEFDVTYDLEAAKALMQEAGYGPDNRLKVKALISPSGSGQMLPLPMNEYIQQSLSEIWIDVEFMVVEWNQMINLWRAGAADASVDGSQSINFTYFIQDPFTGLIRHLDCNLIAPNGTNWGHYCDDEMQALFEGIKTTFDPEEQNAVLQKTHEKFVNDALFLFVTHDVAPRAMKPSVKGFVQAQNWYQNFSSISIEE